A section of the Lampris incognitus isolate fLamInc1 chromosome 8, fLamInc1.hap2, whole genome shotgun sequence genome encodes:
- the LOC130116479 gene encoding claudin-4-like: protein MASLGMQMLASALCLLGWVGVIISCIMPMWRVTAFVGSTIVTSQTIWEGIWMSCVVQSTGQIQCKPYDSLLALSADLQAARALTVLAIVTGGMGLLLAFVGGKCTRFLDEDGGRAKGKVSVAAGAVLIATGLLCLIPASWAAGAVVQRFYSASIDAQRREIGACLYIGWGASILLILGGGLFISSSCPLKAHDADKSPSVRYLVVRSSNGSSQAASQRSRGPPTSFQPLKPVVARSLSNEGASTKPQPGLASKRPPWEDGPAVAELNSKQGSGGTGGSRTPSTKSQMKRPASRNSEESTSTTKSQLKRAASKESLQESVNSQATGDASLNPARTYI from the coding sequence ATGGCTTCCCTGGGGATGCAGATGCTTGCCAGCGCCCTCTGCCTCCTGGGTTGGGTAGGGGTGATCATCAGCTGCATTATGCCGATGTGGCGGGTCACGGCCTTTGTGGGCAGCACCATCGTCACCTCACAGACCATCTGGGAGGGCATCTGGATGAGCTGTGTGGTCCAGAGTACGGGCCAGATCCAGTGTAAACCCTACGACTCCCTCTTGGCTCTTAGCGCAGACCTGCAGGCCGCCAGGGCTCTCACAGTCCTTGCCATCGTAACAGGCGGTATGGGACTTCTACTGGCCTTTGTCGGGGGGAAATGCACTCGCTTCCTGGACGAGGACGGGGGCAGGGCTAAGGGTAAGGTCAGTGTGGCAGCAGGGGCAGTGTTGATTGCCACGGGGCTGCTGTGTCTGATTCCCGCCTCGTGGGCGGCCGGAGCGGTGGTGCAGAGGTTCTACAGCGCGTCCATTGATGCACAGCGCAGGGAGATCGGAGCGTGTCTGTACATTGGCTGGGGAGCATCCATCCTGCTCATTTTGGGAGGAGGGTTGTTCATCAGCTCATCCTGCCCCCTTAAAGCCCACGATGCAGACAAGAGTCCCTCGGTCCGCTACCTTGTTGTCCGCTCGAGCAACGGATCCAGCCAGGCAGCTTCTCAGCGCAGCAGGGGGCCGCCAACAAGTTTTCAGCCCTTGAAGCCAGTGGTTGCAAGATCGTTGAGCAATGAGGGAGCGTCAACAAAACCCCAGCCTGGACTGGCGAGCAAAAGGCCACCTTGGGAGGATGGGCCAGCAGTGGCTGAGTTGAACTCAAAGCAAGGGTCAGGGGGAACTGGTGGTAGCAGGACACCGTCCACAAAGTCTCAGATGAAGAGACCCGCGTCAAGAAATTCAGAGGAAAGTACGAGTACCACGAAATCCCAGCTTAAAAGAGCTGCATCCAAGGAGAGCTTACAAGAGTCAGTCAACTCTCAAGCTACTGGGGATGCATCCTTAAACCCAGCTAgaacatatatataa